One region of Flavobacterium sp. KACC 22763 genomic DNA includes:
- a CDS encoding NAD(P)H-dependent oxidoreductase, with amino-acid sequence MKKIFIINGGQKFAHSGGQFNKTVQDWTTEFLSKNNDYEIKTTHIEDEIDLQKEVEKFVWADVIIYHTPVWWFQIPNLFKKYIDDVFTQGHNNGIYKNDGRSRVNPDINYGTGGLLHGRKYMLTTSWNAPATAFTLPGEFFEETSVDDGVMFGFHKMNKFTGMEKLNGFHFHDVEKGATPENIIIFKEQYAKHLEQTFKNL; translated from the coding sequence ATGAAAAAGATATTTATAATTAACGGCGGACAAAAATTCGCACATTCAGGAGGACAATTTAATAAAACTGTTCAAGACTGGACAACTGAATTTCTTTCTAAAAACAACGATTACGAAATAAAAACAACTCATATTGAAGACGAAATAGATCTTCAAAAAGAAGTAGAAAAATTCGTTTGGGCAGATGTAATCATCTATCATACACCTGTTTGGTGGTTTCAAATTCCGAATCTTTTCAAAAAATATATCGATGATGTTTTTACGCAAGGACACAACAACGGAATCTATAAAAACGACGGAAGAAGCCGTGTAAATCCTGATATCAACTACGGAACTGGCGGACTTCTACACGGGCGCAAATACATGCTCACCACGAGCTGGAATGCACCTGCAACCGCTTTTACACTTCCAGGAGAGTTCTTTGAAGAAACTTCTGTCGATGACGGCGTAATGTTTGGCTTCCATAAAATGAACAAATTTACTGGAATGGAAAAACTAAACGGATTCCATTTTCATGATGTAGAAAAAGGCGCAACACCAGAAAATATTATTATCTTTAAAGAACAATACGCCAAACACCTAGAGCAAACCTTTAAAAACTTATAA
- a CDS encoding putative quinol monooxygenase: MISITAILKSKPEHLVEIKNMLTHLVTETRKEAACIRYDLHTSDNVFILWEEWKDQPGLDLHNTQSYLQEFIKKTEHLVSSPIQVYKTEQIL, translated from the coding sequence ATGATTTCGATTACCGCAATTTTAAAAAGTAAACCAGAACATTTAGTTGAAATTAAAAATATGCTTACTCATCTAGTTACTGAAACAAGAAAAGAAGCTGCATGTATTCGTTACGATTTACATACTTCTGACAATGTTTTTATTCTTTGGGAAGAATGGAAAGATCAACCAGGATTAGATCTGCATAATACCCAATCTTACTTGCAAGAATTTATCAAAAAAACCGAACACCTAGTTTCAAGCCCGATTCAGGTTTACAAAACAGAACAGATTCTCTAA
- a CDS encoding class I SAM-dependent methyltransferase, with protein MKKSTIEEIKERFDNDVERFSNLETGQVATIDATISLELITEASKRIVPNAVTILDVGCGAGNYTLKMLSKAPNLNCTLVDLSLPMLNRAFKRVSAETKGKVEIKQGDIREIDLEENSFDIILAGAVLHHLRDDNDWETTFTKLFKLLKPGGCLMISDLITQDTELLNEYTWQRYGEYLEGIGGAEYRQKVLDYIEKEDSPRSMNYQLDLMKKVGFSKVEILHKNMCFGAFGGIK; from the coding sequence AGACAGGACAAGTTGCCACAATTGACGCCACTATTTCTTTAGAATTAATAACGGAAGCTTCAAAACGCATTGTACCAAATGCTGTAACTATTTTGGATGTGGGTTGCGGAGCTGGTAATTATACTTTAAAAATGCTATCTAAAGCGCCAAACTTGAATTGCACTTTGGTCGATTTGAGTTTGCCAATGTTGAATCGTGCTTTTAAAAGAGTTTCAGCAGAAACAAAAGGAAAAGTTGAAATCAAACAAGGTGATATTCGAGAAATAGATTTAGAAGAAAATAGTTTTGATATTATCTTGGCAGGTGCAGTTTTGCATCATTTGCGTGATGATAACGATTGGGAAACGACTTTTACAAAATTATTTAAATTGTTGAAGCCAGGTGGCTGTTTGATGATTTCTGATTTAATAACGCAGGATACGGAATTATTAAACGAATATACTTGGCAGCGTTACGGCGAGTATTTAGAAGGAATAGGAGGGGCGGAGTACCGTCAGAAAGTTTTGGATTATATCGAAAAAGAAGATTCGCCAAGATCTATGAATTATCAATTGGATTTGATGAAAAAAGTAGGTTTTTCAAAAGTCGAAATTTTACACAAAAATATGTGTTTTGGAGCATTTGGAGGGATAAAGTAG